In the Leguminivora glycinivorella isolate SPB_JAAS2020 chromosome 14, LegGlyc_1.1, whole genome shotgun sequence genome, one interval contains:
- the LOC125233579 gene encoding protein diaphanous homolog 1-like, with amino-acid sequence MSSEQPTKMTTRRDVLIAKMQQLQKELKTANELNKKLLQEQEESEQEIERVVRTNTTLKNQLANQDVEYEDLQGQRDELQAIVNRFQQCQDIHELALQRVRDLQQQLEESESKHICKYCSGNPVPADNNMSIFAELNSFDVDLVLDSTVSSPIIETLDIKNSVQFEDHSDVRVTLKGNNKIKKYLKLNRFIKKSKLLLKRHTSLFKTVQSKCKSVSLSEELLNCQYQLDRTTEELNLRSDELKKLELKLIDLTNRDELSSKALQEYIAFMNNVLEPGSGYNLSFESPRPPTRPAAPSSPALRAVLAAPGSPALRALFASRPSPALEPSRDLHPVSSFGDPAPVPAQPPSSPPGVVERVPSRPSITGPAPSPPALVEPASSPPSLATLALALLTYVSPAPAPPPLVSPPSPRLAPPSSPPPPAAAAACSPPPPRAARARAVLYSDEAGAGLGALLAERLHRRVINHCHPGATVARLVECISAGEFDRDSTLIVFVGNSLDCTKRDILNLSATLSALDRGEKILHSRRVIDNG; translated from the exons ATGTCTTCAGAACAACCTACCAAGATGACTACAAGGAGGGACGTCCTGATTGCCAAAATGCAACAATTACAGAAGGAGCTCAAAACAGCCAACGAGCTGAACAAAAAGCTCCTTCAAGAACAAGAAGAGAGTGAACAGGAGATTGAGCGTGTTGTAAGAACAAACACAACACTAAAAAATCAACTCGCCAACCAAGACGTTGAGTATGAAGATTTGCAAGGGCAGCGCGATGAACTGCAGGCCATTGTCAACCGGTTCCAGCAATGCCAGGATATACACGAGCTGGCGTTACAACGCGTCCGGGACTTGCAACAGCAACTGGAGGAGTCGGAATCAAAACATATTTGCAAGTATTGCTCCGGCAACCCCGTGCCCGCTGACAATAATATGAGTATTTTTGCTGAATTAAATAGTTTTGATGTAGATTTAGTTCTTGATAGTACAGTGTCCTCTCCAATAATAGAAACTTTAGATATTAAAAATTCTGTGCAATTTGAGGACCACAGTGATGTTAGAGTTACATTGAAaggtaacaataaaattaaaaaatacttgaaATTGAACAGATTCATTAAGAAATCAAAGCTTTTGCTGAAACGTCATACTTCACTGTTTAAGACAGTGCAATCTAAATGTAAAAGTGTTTCCCTCAGCGAGGAACTTTTAAACTGTCAATATCAACTAGACAGGACAACTGAGGAGCTGAATCTCCGCTCcgatgaattaaaaaaattagaattaaagttgatAGACTTAACTAATAGGGATGAATTGTCAAGTAAAGCTTTACAGGAGTACATAGCCTTTATGAATAATGTTCTAGAACCGGGCAGCGGCTACAACCTGAGCTTCGAGTCACCACGGCCACCGACGCGCCCCGCCGCGCCGAGTTCGCCCGCGCTGCGTGCCGTCCTAGCCGCGCCGGGATCGCCCGCGCTGCGAGCGCTGTTCGCGTCGCGCCCGAGCCCCGCGCTCGAGCCCAGCAGAGACCTTCACCCCGTCTCGAGCTTCGGGGATCCTGCGCCAGTACCGGCTCAACCGCCATCGTCACCGCCGGGCGTCGTCGAGCGGGTTCCATCGCGACCGTCCATCACCGGGCCGGCTCCATCGCCGCCGGCCCTCGTCGAGCCGGCCTCGTCGCCGCCCAGCCTAGCTACGCTGGCTCTGGCGCTGCTGACCTATGTCTCGCCCGCTCCGGCGCCGCCACCCCTCGTCTCGCCGCCGTCGCCCCGCCTCGCGCCGCCATCCTCCCCGCCGCCCCCGGCCGCCGCCGCGGCGTgctccccgccgccgccgcgcgccgcccgcgcccgcgccgtgcTGTACAGCGACGAGGCGGGCGCCGGGCTGGGCGCGCTGCTGGCGGAGCGCCTCCACCGGCGCGTCATCAACCACTGTCACCCGGGGGCCACCGTCGCTCGTTTGGTCGAGTGCATCTCTGCAGGCGAGTTTGACCGCGATTCGACGCTTATAGTTTTTGTAGGGAACAGTTTAGACTGTACTAAACGCGATATTTTAAATTTGTCCGCTACTCTGTCGGCGCTCGATCGGGGAGAG AAGATCCTGCATTCGCGGCGGGTCATTGATAATGGTTAA